A single Phoenix dactylifera cultivar Barhee BC4 chromosome 1, palm_55x_up_171113_PBpolish2nd_filt_p, whole genome shotgun sequence DNA region contains:
- the LOC103717147 gene encoding small nuclear ribonucleoprotein SmD1a-like, with protein sequence MKLVRFLMKLNNETVSIELKNGTVVHGTITGVDISMNTHLKTVKLTLKGKNPVTLDHLSVRGNNIRYYILPDSLNLETLLVEETPRVKPKKPTAGRPLGRGRGRGRGRGRSRGR encoded by the exons ATGAAGCTTGTCAG gtttttgatgaagctgaaCAACGAGACCGTCTCGATCGAGCTCAAGAACGGTACCGTTGTTCATGGCACCATCACAg GAGTGGATATAAGTATGAATACTCATCTGAAGACAGTGAAGCTTACATTGAAAGGGAAAAATCCAGTTACCCTTGATCACCTAAGCGTGAGAGGTAACAACATTCGGTATTATATCCTTCCTGACAGCTTAAACCTGGAGACTTTATTGGTTGAGGAAACACCTAGAGTCAAGCCCAAAAAGCCGACAGCAG GGAGACCTTTGGGACGTGGTCGTGGCCGCGGGCGTGGACGAGGTCGTAGCCGTGGCCGTTAG
- the LOC103696146 gene encoding uncharacterized protein LOC103696146 has translation MDRGSKKRGREEAVAVVLAATEEEKEVVVGGVAAEITMRKGKRQEISAPSASRDVIFEAGDIFEISDVYRPPGLFEFPWQKEEDGGLLTAAAESDVRDLRDVFFSSLVDGCSATIGFPGDRLSPPPGPIAFPGDDDDESWPSEGDDDGVDCIWSIVLRQPLTAVCCKRSSP, from the coding sequence ATGGATCGAGGGagcaagaagagagggagagaggaggcggTGGCGGTGGTGTTGGCGGCgacggaggaagagaaggaagttgTCGTCGGAGGGGTGGCGGCGGAGATAACGATGAGGAAGGGAAAGAGGCAGGAGATATCTGCGCCATCGGCGTCGAGGGACGTGATATTCGAGGCCGGCGATATCTTCGAGATCTCGGACGTGTACCGCCCGCCGGGGCTGTTCGAGTTCCCGTGGCAGAAGGAGGAGGACGGGGGGCTGCTCACGGCGGCGGCGGAGTCCGACGTCCGGGATCTCCGGGACGTCTTCTTCTCGTCCCTCGTCGACGGGTGCTCCGCCACCATCGGGTTCCCCGGCGACCGCCTCTCGCCGCCGCCAGGGCCAATCGCATTCCCGGGGGATGATGACGACGAGTCCTGGCCGTCCGAGGGTGACGACGATGGCGTGGATTGCATCTGGAGCATAGTGCTCCGCCAGCCGCTCACCGCCGTGTGCTGCAAGCGCTCCAGCCCTTGA